In the genome of Pirellulales bacterium, one region contains:
- a CDS encoding ABC transporter ATP-binding protein: protein MKLFARALKEAWRHWAKLGLAFACSLAAAALWGANIGAIFPILETTLHGDSLQQWNMQRIVKNKEEIASLQAQLANPAKIFAPAKNADGETPELQAQMLQGKLQAEQLALKSNEKIQPYLERFLPASPFNTVLLVVSLVLLSTLVKQVLSISDDLLVTSVSQSIARDMRIRIFNKAMTLDRAGFNRIGTSGFTAQIMQTTDMLAGGITDFYGGALNEPLRIVACLVGALVISWRLTLLSLIFAPVAAFSIIWLNRQIRGVARRVVSRTHGYHHVMLEVFSSLQTVQAYTMEAFERDRFRDATKEVRKSAISATFYNSLANPITELFGIGMLCIALAAAAHLLIHKETAILGITIASRPLSMPALMVFFGLMIGAADPLRKVSGVITNVNMGMAAANMLYPLLDMQSQIVDPATPAKVASPHHKLEFRNVSFSYDGSHQVLRDINLTVPFGERLAIIGPNGGGKTTFTNLLCRFFDPQKGDVTMDGVSLKKMALADLRGRIALVTQQTELFNETILHNIRYGCWHATEEQVIEAAKRARAHDFISSFADGYQTHVGPNGQRLSGGQRQRISLARAILRNAEILILDEATSQIDVDSETLIHDALSEFGDGRTMIMISHRASTLTLATKIVHIDHGHLTIQEPPGAKAA, encoded by the coding sequence ATGAAGCTATTTGCAAGAGCCTTGAAAGAAGCCTGGCGACATTGGGCAAAGCTGGGCCTGGCGTTCGCCTGTTCGCTCGCCGCGGCGGCCCTGTGGGGCGCGAATATCGGCGCCATCTTCCCGATCCTCGAAACCACCCTCCACGGCGATTCGCTGCAACAGTGGAACATGCAGCGCATCGTCAAGAACAAGGAAGAGATCGCCAGTCTGCAGGCCCAACTCGCGAATCCCGCCAAGATTTTTGCGCCTGCCAAGAATGCGGACGGGGAAACGCCGGAGCTCCAAGCCCAAATGCTGCAAGGCAAGCTCCAGGCGGAACAACTTGCCCTGAAGTCGAACGAGAAGATTCAGCCCTACTTGGAACGATTTCTGCCGGCGAGCCCTTTCAATACGGTGCTCCTGGTCGTGTCGCTCGTTTTGCTAAGCACGCTCGTCAAACAGGTTCTTTCGATCTCCGACGATTTGCTCGTCACCAGCGTTTCGCAGTCGATCGCCCGCGATATGCGCATCCGCATTTTCAACAAGGCGATGACGCTCGATCGGGCCGGATTCAATCGTATCGGCACCAGCGGATTCACCGCGCAAATCATGCAAACAACCGACATGCTGGCGGGCGGCATCACCGACTTCTACGGTGGCGCCTTGAACGAACCGTTGCGGATCGTCGCCTGCCTGGTCGGCGCCTTGGTGATTTCGTGGCGTCTCACGCTGCTGTCGCTGATCTTTGCCCCCGTGGCCGCGTTTTCGATCATCTGGCTCAATCGCCAAATTCGCGGCGTTGCGCGGCGCGTGGTGAGCCGCACGCACGGATACCACCATGTCATGCTCGAAGTCTTCAGTTCGCTGCAAACGGTGCAGGCCTACACGATGGAAGCATTCGAACGGGATCGGTTCCGCGACGCCACCAAGGAAGTGCGAAAATCGGCGATCTCGGCGACGTTTTACAACTCGCTGGCGAATCCGATCACCGAGCTGTTCGGCATCGGCATGCTCTGTATCGCCCTGGCGGCCGCGGCGCATCTGTTGATTCACAAAGAGACCGCCATTTTGGGAATCACGATCGCCTCGCGGCCGTTGTCGATGCCCGCGCTCATGGTCTTCTTCGGATTGATGATTGGCGCCGCCGACCCGCTCCGCAAAGTGTCGGGCGTGATCACGAATGTGAACATGGGAATGGCGGCGGCGAACATGCTCTATCCGCTGCTCGACATGCAATCTCAGATTGTCGATCCCGCGACGCCCGCGAAAGTCGCCTCGCCGCACCACAAGCTGGAGTTTCGCAACGTCAGCTTCAGTTACGACGGCTCGCACCAAGTGCTCCGCGACATCAATCTGACAGTTCCCTTCGGCGAACGCCTCGCGATCATCGGCCCCAATGGCGGCGGCAAAACCACGTTCACGAATCTGCTCTGCCGATTCTTCGATCCGCAGAAGGGCGATGTCACGATGGATGGCGTCTCGCTGAAAAAGATGGCACTCGCCGATCTACGCGGGCGGATCGCCCTCGTCACCCAGCAGACCGAGCTGTTCAACGAAACGATCCTGCACAACATCCGCTACGGCTGCTGGCATGCCACAGAGGAGCAGGTGATCGAAGCGGCGAAACGCGCTCGGGCGCACGACTTCATCAGCAGCTTCGCCGATGGCTACCAGACTCACGTCGGCCCGAACGGCCAACGCTTGAGCGGCGGCCAACGTCAACGCATTTCGCTCGCTCGGGCGATTCTCCGCAACGCCGAGATCCTGATTCTCGATGAGGCGACGAGCCAAATCGACGTTGACAGCGAAACCTTGATCCACGACGCGCTCTCCGAATTCGGCGACGGCCGGACGATGATCATGATTTCGCACCGGGCCAGCACACTGACCCTGGCGACCAAAATCGTTCACATCGACCACGGACACCTGACGATTCAGGAGCCCCCCGGAGCAAAGGCCGCTTAA